A stretch of Argiope bruennichi chromosome 10, qqArgBrue1.1, whole genome shotgun sequence DNA encodes these proteins:
- the LOC129988502 gene encoding acyl carrier protein, mitochondrial-like, with translation MLTYSVISNFARRTNRCLPIASNIFLNKRNYLKLHGSRLLKGNTKALIVPSISPVRMGGSFHMPYTLNHIEERVLLVLKLYDKINPDNLSANSHFTQDLGLDSLDHVEIIIAMEDEFDFEIPEEHHNRLMRPKDIIRYVADRFDIYE, from the exons ATGCTTACTTATTCTGTTATTAGTAATTTTGCTAGAAGAACTAATCGTTGTCTACCCATCGcttctaatatttttctaaacaaaagaaattatttaaaactacacGGCTCCAGACTCCTTAAGGGTAATACGAAG GCATTGATTGTACCATCAATTTCCCCTGTCCGAATGGGTGGTTCTTTCCATATGCCTTACACTTTAAATCATATTGAAGAACGAGTTCTCCTGGTCTTGAAATTATATGATAAGATCAATCCAGACAAT TTATCAGCGAATTCCCACTTTACACAAGATTTAGGACTGGACAGCTTAGATCATGTTGAAATTATTATAGCAATGGAAGATGAATTtg ATTTTGAGATTCCAGAAGAACATCATAACAGACTGATGAGGCCTAAAGATATAATTAGATATGTTGCTGACCGATTTGATATTTATGAATAG